From the genome of Polyangiaceae bacterium, one region includes:
- a CDS encoding protein kinase has product MATLQPGTVVAGKFRIERVLGEGGMGIVLAAHHLHLGRMVAIKLLKPDALTHADIVARFGNEARSASRIQSEHVARVLDVGALDSGEPYMVMEYLEGSDLSKYVRQRGPLGIEEAVDYLLQACEALAEAHVAGIVHRDLKPANLYLTRRADGSTCVKVLDFGISKAALAGDQPAAQNLTQTSSVLGTPGYMAPEQLRSSKHVDARTDIWALGVILHELLTGRLAFQGSTVPEVYAAILSSPPESLRSTRPDAPPELEAIIAKCLEKDASRRFANVGEFAAALVRFAPVSGRLSAERIGRITGVAPVPQPQSAVVNPAGSGAMPTAYGPGYTSAPTIGATPQSHAPSMYTPQGQTPMQSYGAPGQTPHQGYGQQGPAPMHPQMAQYPGQGAYPGQAMAPQAPAKNKMHPSTIALIAILGLVVVTFGGCMSCLCMVDSTPDKNTLEEPVGP; this is encoded by the coding sequence ATGGCTACCCTCCAACCGGGCACCGTCGTCGCAGGCAAGTTTCGTATCGAGCGGGTGCTCGGTGAAGGTGGAATGGGCATCGTGCTCGCCGCGCATCACCTGCATCTCGGGCGCATGGTGGCCATCAAGCTACTGAAGCCCGACGCATTGACGCACGCAGACATCGTCGCCAGATTTGGAAACGAAGCGCGCAGTGCAAGTCGCATTCAGAGCGAGCATGTCGCGCGCGTGCTCGACGTCGGCGCGCTCGATTCGGGCGAACCATACATGGTCATGGAATACCTCGAAGGGTCGGACCTATCGAAGTATGTGCGTCAACGCGGACCGCTTGGAATCGAAGAGGCGGTCGACTACTTGCTCCAGGCTTGTGAAGCGCTCGCGGAAGCGCACGTGGCCGGGATCGTTCATCGAGATCTAAAACCTGCCAATTTGTATTTGACTCGGCGCGCGGATGGATCGACATGCGTGAAAGTGCTCGATTTCGGCATATCGAAAGCCGCGCTGGCCGGTGATCAACCAGCCGCCCAAAACTTGACGCAAACGTCGAGCGTCCTGGGGACGCCGGGATACATGGCTCCCGAGCAATTACGGTCGTCGAAACACGTGGATGCTCGGACCGACATATGGGCGCTCGGAGTCATTCTGCACGAACTCTTGACGGGAAGGCTTGCATTTCAAGGGTCGACGGTGCCCGAGGTCTATGCCGCCATTTTGTCGAGCCCGCCAGAATCTTTACGCAGCACGCGACCCGATGCTCCTCCCGAGCTCGAAGCCATCATTGCCAAGTGCCTCGAAAAGGATGCAAGCAGGCGATTTGCAAACGTGGGCGAATTTGCCGCGGCGCTCGTTCGATTCGCACCGGTATCGGGACGGTTATCGGCGGAGCGAATTGGTCGGATCACGGGTGTCGCGCCGGTCCCGCAGCCGCAGAGCGCGGTCGTGAATCCGGCAGGATCTGGGGCAATGCCAACGGCGTATGGTCCGGGATATACGTCGGCGCCGACCATCGGCGCAACGCCGCAATCGCACGCGCCTTCCATGTACACTCCACAGGGACAAACCCCCATGCAAAGTTATGGAGCGCCGGGACAAACGCCTCATCAAGGCTATGGCCAGCAAGGGCCCGCTCCCATGCATCCGCAAATGGCACAATACCCGGGTCAGGGAGCGTATCCGGGGCAAGCGATGGCGCCCCAAGCGCCTGCAAAAAACAAAATGCACCCGTCGACGATTGCGCTGATCGCCATTTTGGGGCTCGTCGTCGTGACCTTCGGTGGGTGCATGTCATGCCTGTGCATGGTGGATTCCACACCCGATAAGAATACCCTCGAAGAGCCGGTAGGACCGTAG